The genomic segment TTCATATCTCGCTTTAACTTTCGCATCTTCGAAATTACCTTTGTCATCATACAAAGCATTCGCTTGTGCGATTGTTTTTCCATCTTCATCTTCCGCTGATAAATAAACCACAGGCTCGTCAACCACCACTTTACCATCCTTCACTTTACGATAAGGAGTTTCAATAAAGCCCAAATGGTTGATTTTCGCGTGCACTGCCAAGGAAGAAATCAAACCGATGTTTGGTCCCTCCGGTGTTTCAATCGTACAAAGACGGCCATAATGTGTGTAGTGAACGTCACGCACCTCGAAACCTGCGCGCTCACGGGAAAGACCACCTGGACCCAAGGCTGACAAACGACGCTTGTGTGTGATCTCAGCAAGTGGATTGGTTTGATCCATAAACTGAGATAACTGGTTTGTTCCGAAGAATGAATTGATTACCGACGACAAAGTACGTGCGTTAATCAAATCCGTAGGTGTAAACACCTCGTTATCGCGAATATTCATGCGTTCACGGATAGTACGGGCCATACGAGATAGACCTACACCAAACTGCGCATATAATTGTTCGCCCACAGTACGGACACGACGGTTCGATAAGTGGTCAATATCATCCACCTCCGCTTTAGAATTGATCAAATTGATCAAATACTTCACAATTGCAATGATATCTTCGCGTGTTAAAACTTTGATATCGTCCGGTGTATCCAGTTTCAACTTACGGTTGATCCGATAACGGCCCACATCACCTAAGTCGTAACGCTTATCAGAGAAGAATAAACGATCGATGATACCACGTGCTGTTTCCTCATCTGGTGGTTCAGCATTACGCAATTGACGATAGATATGCTCTACCGCTTCTTTCTCCGAGTTAGAAGTATCTTTTTGTAAAGTGTTATATATAATAGAATAATCTGCATTATTTGACTCATCGTCCTTCGCTAGGATAATAGACTTAACACCAGCTTCAATGATCAAATCAATGTGATCTTCCTCTAGAACAGTTTCACGCTCAAGGATAATTTCGTTACGGTCAATCGATACTACCTCACCAGTATCCTCATCCACGAAATCTTCTACCCATTTTTTCAATACCCTAGCCGCTAAACGACGGCCAACATATTTTTTAAGACCAGATTTACTAACTTTTACTTCATCCGCCAAGTCGAACAACTCCAAGATATCTTTATCTGAATCGTAACCTATAGCACGCAATAAGGTAGTAACTGGGAATTTCTTTTTACGATCGATATATGCGTACATAACGTTATTAACGTCTGTTGCAAATTCGATCCAAGATCCTTTGAAAGGAATTACCCTTGCAGAATAAAGTTTAGTACCATTTGTGTGTCTACTTTGACCAAAGAAAACGCCTGGTGAACGGTGTAATTGCGACACAATTACGCGTTCTGCACCATTTACCACGAAAGTACCTTTAGGAGTCATATAAGGGATAGTCCCTAAATACACATCCTGAACAATAGTTTCGAAATCTTCGTGTTCTTCATCATTACAAGATAACTTTAACTTAGCCTTTAACGGAACGCTATAAGTCAGGCCACGCTCGATACACTCTTGGATATCATAACGGGGAGGATCAATGAAATAATCCAAAAACTCTAGCACAAAAATGTTTCTTGAATCAGAAATAGGGAAGTTTTCCGAGAATACCTTGAACAGCCCTTCCTGATGGCGGTTGTCAGAAGTAGTTTCTAATTGAAAAAACTCCTTGAAAGATTCCAATTGCACATCTAAGAAATCCGGATAATCCAAAACTTTCTTACTTGTCGCAAAGTTTATTCTTTCTTGTTGAATATTATTGTTTGCCAAGGGAATATGAATTTTAGTTTTAAAAAAACTGCGCTTACATGTATGCTGTAAACCACGTGTCCACTGTGCCCAGCATATACACAGCATAGTGGCGTATTGATATAAATAGGAATAGACTCTGACGAAAAATCGTCAGAGTCTAAACCTTTTAGGGCTAATTAATTGAGATTATTTAATCTCAACAACAGCACCAGCTTCTTCTAATTGTTTTTTCAAAGCTTCTGCCTCGTCTTTAGATACACCAGCTTTTAATTCTTTAGGTGCTCCGTCAACTAAATCTTTAGCTTCTTTCAAGCCTAATCCAGCTAAATCTTTAACCAATTTAACTACAGCCAATTTTTGACCACCAGCTTCTTTCAAGATAACGTCAAATGAAGTTTTCTCTTCAGCAGCAGCAGCACCACCTTCAGCTGGAGCAGCAGCTACAGCAACAGCAGCAGCAGCAGGCTCGATGCCATACTCGTCTTTTAAGATATCAGCTAATTCTTTAACCTCTTTTACTGTTAAGTTAACTAACTGTTCAGCAAGTTGTTTTAAATCTGCCATTTTATTTTGAATTTTTGAATGTTCTTTATTAAATATTGTTAATTAAATTGTAACGAATGTTTATGTTCGAGAGGATTCGTTAACCTCTTTCTTCTAAAGCTTTTACTAAACCTGAAATCGTATTTCCTCCTGATTGAAGAGCTGAAATAACATTTTTCGCAGGAGATTGAAGCAATGCGATAACGTCTGCGATAAGTTCGTTTTTAGATTTAAGATTAACTAGTGTAGTCAATTGATTATCTCCAACGAATGCAGTTGAATCGATATAAGCTGCTTTCAATACTGGTTTGTCACCAGATTTACGCAACTCTTTGATTAATTTAGCAGGTGCATTACCTGTTTCAGCGAACATCAATGTTGACGCACCCTTAAGTGTATCAAATAACTCCTCTGAATCAACACCAGCTTCAATTAACGCTTTCTTGATCAACGTATTTTTTACCGCTTTGATTTCGATACCTTGCTCAAAACATTTGCGACGAATGCCATTCACTTTCTCAACGCTCAAATCAGCAGTATCGGTAATATAGAAGTTACCGTAAGATTTAATCTGTTCGGCCAAAGCTTGAACAATTTCTTGTTTTTCTTCTTTTCTCATGATTAAATACCTGCTACTGATTTAGTCTCAATATGAATACTAGGACTCATGGTTGAGGAAATGTGAATACTTTTAAAGTAAGTTCCTTTTGCTGCAG from the Sphingobacterium thalpophilum genome contains:
- the rplJ gene encoding 50S ribosomal protein L10 translates to MRKEEKQEIVQALAEQIKSYGNFYITDTADLSVEKVNGIRRKCFEQGIEIKAVKNTLIKKALIEAGVDSEELFDTLKGASTLMFAETGNAPAKLIKELRKSGDKPVLKAAYIDSTAFVGDNQLTTLVNLKSKNELIADVIALLQSPAKNVISALQSGGNTISGLVKALEERG
- the rplL gene encoding 50S ribosomal protein L7/L12; translation: MADLKQLAEQLVNLTVKEVKELADILKDEYGIEPAAAAVAVAAAPAEGGAAAAEEKTSFDVILKEAGGQKLAVVKLVKDLAGLGLKEAKDLVDGAPKELKAGVSKDEAEALKKQLEEAGAVVEIK